Proteins co-encoded in one Diaminobutyricimonas sp. LJ205 genomic window:
- a CDS encoding benzaldehyde dehydrogenase — MSLLATTNWHGKIFVDGWTAGQGGTAPVIEPATGRDLGSVGVASAADARRAATSAARVQTEWALRTPEERAAVLRRAGQLFEDHAEEIQGWIIRESGAILPKAQLETHIAANECYEASALPTHVQGDVLASSGDHWSFARRRPAGVVSVIAPFNFPLILSIRSVAPALALGNTVLLKPDPRTSVSGGVVLMRVFEEAGLPTGALQLLPGGADVGAAVVEAPEVRVISFTGSTPAGRIVGETAARHLKRAHLELGGNNAMIVLPGADLDKAVSAGAFGSFMHQGQICMSTGRHLVHESIAAEYVAKLAAKADNLPVGDPATEQVALGPIIDAKQLARVGEIIRDSVAAGGRVAAGGAADGPFFRPTVLTDLTPSNRAWADEIFGPVAPVIAFSTIDEAVDLVNASPFGLSVSILGEVGEAMKVADRVRSGKIHINEQTVMDEANAPFGGVGDSGTGSRFGGAAANIEAFTENQWLTMRPDIAPYPF, encoded by the coding sequence ATGTCCCTGCTCGCCACCACAAATTGGCACGGCAAGATCTTCGTCGATGGATGGACCGCGGGCCAAGGCGGTACCGCGCCGGTCATAGAGCCCGCCACCGGGCGCGACCTCGGCAGCGTCGGAGTTGCCAGCGCCGCTGATGCGCGGCGCGCCGCAACCTCGGCGGCCCGCGTGCAGACCGAATGGGCACTGCGCACGCCCGAAGAACGTGCCGCCGTACTCCGCCGCGCCGGCCAGTTGTTTGAGGACCACGCGGAGGAGATCCAGGGGTGGATCATCCGCGAGTCCGGGGCCATTCTGCCCAAGGCGCAACTCGAAACGCATATCGCCGCCAACGAGTGCTACGAGGCCTCCGCGCTGCCCACCCACGTGCAGGGTGATGTGCTCGCCTCAAGCGGCGACCACTGGTCGTTCGCGCGGCGGCGGCCAGCAGGCGTCGTCAGTGTCATCGCGCCGTTCAACTTCCCGCTGATCCTGTCGATTCGTTCGGTCGCGCCTGCGCTCGCGCTCGGAAACACGGTGCTGCTCAAGCCGGATCCGCGCACCTCTGTCTCCGGCGGCGTCGTGCTCATGCGCGTGTTCGAAGAGGCAGGGCTGCCGACCGGAGCGCTGCAGTTGCTGCCGGGCGGCGCGGATGTCGGAGCCGCAGTCGTCGAGGCGCCCGAGGTGCGGGTGATCTCGTTCACTGGCTCGACCCCGGCCGGACGCATCGTCGGCGAGACGGCCGCGCGGCACCTGAAGCGCGCGCACCTGGAACTGGGCGGCAACAACGCCATGATCGTGCTGCCCGGCGCCGACCTCGACAAGGCGGTGTCGGCCGGAGCATTTGGGTCGTTCATGCATCAGGGGCAGATTTGTATGAGCACCGGGCGCCACCTGGTGCACGAGAGCATCGCAGCGGAATACGTCGCCAAGCTCGCGGCGAAGGCCGACAACCTGCCGGTCGGCGACCCCGCCACCGAGCAGGTCGCGCTGGGGCCGATCATCGACGCGAAGCAGCTCGCGCGTGTGGGCGAGATCATTCGCGACTCAGTGGCCGCCGGCGGTCGCGTGGCGGCGGGCGGAGCGGCGGATGGGCCGTTCTTCCGGCCGACCGTCCTCACCGATCTGACGCCCTCGAACCGGGCGTGGGCTGACGAGATCTTCGGCCCGGTCGCCCCGGTCATCGCATTCTCGACCATCGATGAAGCCGTCGACCTGGTGAACGCCAGCCCGTTCGGCTTGTCGGTGAGCATCCTCGGGGAAGTGGGGGAGGCGATGAAGGTCGCCGACCGTGTCCGCTCGGGCAAGATCCACATCAACGAGCAGACCGTCATGGACGAAGCGAACGCCCCCTTCGGCGGCGTGGGCGATTCGGGCACCGGATCCCGATTCGGCGGAGCCGCCGCGAACATCGAGGCGTTCACCGAGAACCAGTGGCTCACCATGCGACCGGACATCGCGCCGTACCCGTTCTAG
- a CDS encoding iron-containing redox enzyme family protein: MGLPATPMQRVLFRGRGPVSELLIDALPRPRAEIDAALAGLTALTEQAVDATSDILRDDDLQLALLILYGLHYGSLVETDGAWEWHPATLSARLTIEEAFERELRRTVPMPDLPQPNREAVAAALFELTGRDTGPSLSRYVAREATGEQLIELVVQKSVYTLKEADAQTWTIPRLRGRAKAGLVEIQADEYGEGRPERMHSAIYAGTMRGVGLDDRYGAYLDSVSAITLASFNMMTMFGLNRRMRGASVGHFAAFEMTSSVPNRFYGNGFRRHGYGQEVTWYFDEHVEADAVHEQLAGRDVAGSLAEDEPDLLADIFFGAAACLTVDGWVGEHILNSWTDGRSSLRMPLAEATSEA, from the coding sequence ATGGGACTTCCCGCTACACCCATGCAGCGCGTGCTCTTCCGCGGCCGCGGCCCGGTCAGCGAGTTGCTGATCGATGCCCTGCCGCGACCGCGCGCCGAGATCGACGCGGCGCTTGCTGGGTTGACCGCGCTCACCGAGCAGGCGGTGGATGCGACATCCGACATTCTTCGCGACGACGACCTGCAGCTGGCGTTGCTGATTCTGTACGGGCTGCACTACGGGTCGCTGGTCGAAACCGACGGGGCCTGGGAGTGGCATCCGGCCACACTGTCCGCCCGGCTGACGATCGAGGAGGCATTCGAGAGGGAGCTGCGCCGGACCGTGCCCATGCCCGACCTGCCGCAGCCGAACCGCGAGGCGGTCGCGGCCGCCCTGTTCGAACTCACCGGCCGCGACACCGGGCCGAGCCTGTCGCGCTACGTCGCTCGCGAGGCCACCGGTGAGCAGCTGATTGAGCTGGTCGTGCAGAAGTCGGTGTACACGCTGAAGGAGGCGGACGCGCAGACCTGGACGATTCCGCGGCTGCGCGGTCGGGCCAAGGCCGGGCTGGTCGAGATCCAGGCCGACGAGTACGGGGAGGGGCGGCCGGAGCGCATGCATTCGGCGATCTACGCGGGCACGATGCGTGGCGTCGGGCTCGACGACCGGTACGGCGCCTACCTCGACAGCGTGTCGGCGATCACCTTGGCGTCATTCAACATGATGACCATGTTCGGCCTGAACCGGCGCATGCGTGGTGCCTCGGTCGGGCACTTCGCCGCGTTCGAGATGACTTCGTCGGTGCCGAACCGGTTCTATGGCAACGGCTTCCGCCGACACGGGTACGGCCAGGAGGTCACCTGGTACTTCGACGAACACGTCGAGGCCGACGCGGTGCACGAACAGCTGGCGGGACGGGATGTCGCCGGCTCACTGGCCGAAGACGAACCCGACCTGCTCGCCGACATCTTCTTCGGAGCGGCCGCCTGCCTCACCGTGGACGGCTGGGTGGGAGAGCACATCCTGAACAGTTGGACCGACGGTCGGTCATCACTGCGGATGCCGCTGGCTGAGGCTACTTCGGAGGCTTGA
- a CDS encoding CDGSH iron-sulfur domain-containing protein, with product MSIPAVTPSIIACPDGPLIVRGDIDILSSAGEPIEPNRRTFALCRCGVSTIKPFCDGSHKLIGFKTDEPAPEG from the coding sequence ATGAGCATCCCCGCCGTCACCCCGAGTATCATCGCCTGCCCGGATGGGCCGTTGATCGTGCGTGGGGACATCGACATCCTCTCCTCCGCAGGGGAGCCGATCGAGCCGAACCGGCGCACGTTCGCCCTCTGCCGATGCGGGGTGTCGACGATCAAGCCATTCTGTGACGGCAGTCACAAGTTGATCGGCTTCAAGACCGACGAGCCGGCGCCGGAGGGGTAG
- a CDS encoding NAD(P)-binding oxidoreductase has product MRIVIAGGHGKIALLLSQLLTNAGHQPVGIIRNPDQSADLEQVGSEPLVLDLEHTDVATLAAKLQGADAVVFAAGAGPGSGAARKTTVDRDAAILLADAAEAAGIRRLVQISAIATDRVDPNADEVMQAYSRAKSEADAAIRPRSLDWTIVRPGGLTNEPPTGLITVGDTVERGTIPRADVAAVVAHLLVTGAGVRRQFELVSGSTPSEQAPYGDTPPRYPTTRRVRA; this is encoded by the coding sequence ATGCGCATCGTCATCGCCGGAGGCCACGGAAAGATCGCCCTGCTGCTGTCGCAATTGCTGACGAATGCCGGTCACCAACCGGTCGGCATCATCAGGAATCCCGATCAGAGCGCCGATTTGGAACAGGTCGGATCCGAGCCGCTGGTGCTGGATCTCGAGCACACCGATGTGGCAACGCTCGCCGCGAAGCTGCAGGGCGCCGACGCCGTCGTATTCGCCGCGGGCGCAGGCCCGGGCAGCGGAGCGGCACGCAAGACCACCGTCGACCGGGATGCCGCGATCCTGCTCGCCGACGCGGCGGAGGCCGCCGGCATCCGTCGCCTGGTCCAGATTTCGGCGATCGCCACCGACCGGGTCGACCCGAACGCTGACGAGGTGATGCAGGCGTACTCGCGAGCGAAGAGCGAGGCGGACGCCGCGATCCGTCCGCGCAGCCTCGACTGGACGATCGTTCGCCCCGGCGGCCTGACCAATGAGCCGCCGACCGGGCTGATCACGGTCGGTGACACGGTCGAGCGCGGCACCATTCCACGCGCGGATGTCGCCGCCGTCGTCGCCCACCTCCTGGTCACCGGCGCCGGTGTGCGCCGCCAGTTCGAACTGGTCAGCGGGTCAACACCGAGTGAGCAGGCCCCGTACGGCGACACCCCACCGCGATATCCGACGACCAGGCGGGTCCGGGCCTAA
- a CDS encoding type IV toxin-antitoxin system AbiEi family antitoxin domain-containing protein, with product MRDLSAVVCSLGHLAAARDLARAGFSRERLTYAVAHGELWRPRRGTYACRHVDADLAFAAQVGGALTCVSALSRLGVWSGFDIRLHLQVATTHGRIPLTIDPRGRLPRVHWHDPRFGMASRWLATPQQALWQALHCLDLENALAALESAVHCGVVGSAEVAHFAAETPKRLIEDLPELNFGSGSGYESIVRFRLLKRGFRVQSQAYVPGLGHQDLLVEDIVGLEVDGKYFHDTEDQFALDRDRDLHAAALGRTTLRLRPAHVTRDWDLVLAAIERMVADGRRARGHRI from the coding sequence ATGCGCGACTTGTCCGCGGTCGTCTGCTCTCTCGGCCATCTGGCCGCTGCACGAGATCTCGCCCGCGCTGGCTTCTCACGGGAGCGGCTCACTTATGCGGTCGCCCATGGGGAACTGTGGCGTCCGCGCCGAGGAACGTATGCCTGCCGGCACGTCGACGCTGACCTGGCCTTCGCCGCGCAGGTCGGCGGCGCGCTCACCTGCGTCTCGGCGCTGAGTCGGCTGGGTGTGTGGTCGGGCTTCGACATCCGACTTCATCTGCAAGTCGCGACAACGCATGGCCGAATCCCGCTCACTATCGATCCTCGGGGCCGACTACCGCGTGTGCACTGGCACGACCCTCGATTTGGGATGGCCAGCCGCTGGTTGGCGACTCCGCAGCAGGCGCTGTGGCAAGCGCTGCACTGCCTGGATCTCGAGAACGCGCTGGCGGCACTTGAATCAGCGGTGCATTGTGGCGTGGTCGGCTCCGCAGAGGTGGCTCACTTCGCGGCCGAGACGCCAAAGAGGCTCATCGAGGATCTGCCGGAACTGAATTTCGGGAGCGGCTCCGGGTACGAGTCGATCGTGCGGTTCCGGCTGCTCAAGCGCGGCTTTCGTGTGCAGTCGCAGGCTTATGTGCCGGGCCTCGGCCACCAGGACCTGCTCGTCGAAGACATCGTCGGCCTGGAGGTCGACGGCAAGTATTTCCATGACACCGAGGACCAGTTCGCCCTCGACCGCGACCGAGATCTGCACGCCGCAGCCCTGGGACGCACGACACTTCGGCTTCGGCCGGCGCATGTAACGCGCGACTGGGACCTGGTGCTCGCAGCCATCGAGCGGATGGTGGCGGACGGTCGCCGGGCCCGCGGGCACCGGATCTGA
- a CDS encoding DNA polymerase III subunit gamma and tau, translated as MVTALYRRYRPESFAELIGQSQVTDPLRTALRTDRVNHAYLFSGPRGCGKTTSARILARCLNCAEGPTDTPCGVCPSCVELGRDGGGSLDVVEIDAASHNGVDDARDLRERAVFAPARDRFKIFILDEAHMVTPQGFNALLKIVEEPPEHVKFIFATTEPEKVIGTIRSRTHHYPFRLVPPAQMLEYVQQLCDSEGVTVAAGVLPLVVRAGGGSVRDTLSLLDQLIAGSENNSVEYERAVALLGYTHGALLDEVVDAIGARDAGAVFSSIDRVVQTGQDPRRFVEDLLERLRDLIVVAATRENAASVLRGIPQDELDNMTQQAQKFGTAELSRAADIVNTALTEMTGATSPRLHLELMAARLLIPASDDTERGALARVERLERRVGMATDAASSAPPRAEPAAPEPAAAARREPAPAARREATPSPAARPATPVPGSDGTAAPASKPAASTAEPASTPPVSAAEPAPRVEAEAPAAPTAVGPLTLQQVRDAWPEILDSVQKARRSAWTVVFTSQARDLKGDVLTVTFPSQVDVESFKVQGLDSVSEYLRKAILDVLGVRVKFIAKVESAGGGHASPAAPTAAAPTAAAPTSVPSAEAPHDPYPASEPAVPAEPAAGGWEVAQIPGAKPLAEAVVPQATSSASASVAAPSGSTAQISRSAPGAPSVPSAPAPNGRQRYGESVVREILGANFIEEQAIVPQSRSEF; from the coding sequence GTGGTCACCGCCCTCTACCGTCGCTATCGCCCCGAGTCGTTCGCCGAACTCATCGGGCAGTCGCAGGTGACCGATCCGCTGCGCACCGCACTGCGCACCGACCGGGTCAACCATGCCTACTTGTTCAGCGGGCCGCGCGGCTGTGGCAAGACCACCTCCGCGCGCATTCTCGCTCGCTGCCTGAACTGTGCCGAGGGACCGACCGACACCCCCTGCGGCGTCTGCCCCAGCTGTGTCGAGCTCGGTCGCGACGGCGGCGGTTCGCTGGATGTCGTCGAGATCGACGCTGCCAGCCACAACGGTGTCGATGACGCCCGCGACCTGCGGGAGCGCGCCGTGTTCGCGCCCGCCCGCGACCGGTTCAAGATCTTCATCCTCGACGAGGCGCACATGGTGACGCCGCAGGGCTTCAACGCGCTGCTGAAGATCGTCGAAGAGCCGCCGGAGCACGTCAAGTTCATCTTCGCGACCACCGAGCCCGAGAAGGTCATCGGCACGATCCGGTCGCGCACGCACCACTACCCGTTCCGGCTGGTGCCGCCCGCGCAGATGCTCGAGTACGTGCAGCAGCTCTGCGACAGCGAGGGCGTCACGGTTGCTGCCGGGGTGCTGCCGCTGGTGGTCCGCGCCGGAGGCGGATCGGTGCGCGACACCCTGTCGCTGCTGGACCAGCTGATCGCCGGGTCGGAGAACAACTCGGTCGAGTACGAGCGCGCCGTCGCGCTGCTCGGCTACACCCACGGCGCGCTGCTCGACGAGGTCGTTGACGCGATCGGCGCCCGCGATGCCGGGGCGGTCTTCTCCTCGATCGACCGTGTCGTGCAGACCGGGCAGGACCCGCGCCGCTTCGTCGAGGATCTGCTTGAGCGGCTCCGCGACCTGATCGTCGTGGCGGCCACCCGCGAGAACGCCGCATCCGTGCTGCGCGGCATCCCGCAGGACGAACTCGACAACATGACCCAGCAGGCGCAGAAGTTCGGCACCGCCGAGCTCTCCCGCGCGGCCGACATCGTCAACACCGCGCTGACCGAGATGACGGGGGCGACCAGCCCGCGCCTGCACCTCGAACTGATGGCGGCACGCCTGCTGATCCCCGCCTCCGACGACACCGAGCGCGGCGCGCTCGCCCGTGTCGAGCGCCTGGAACGCCGGGTCGGAATGGCGACGGATGCCGCATCCTCCGCCCCGCCGAGGGCCGAGCCCGCCGCGCCGGAGCCTGCTGCGGCCGCGCGTCGCGAGCCCGCTCCCGCTGCCCGGCGCGAGGCGACCCCGTCCCCCGCAGCCCGGCCGGCGACGCCTGTCCCGGGGTCTGACGGCACAGCCGCGCCCGCCTCGAAGCCAGCCGCCTCTACCGCCGAGCCCGCGTCCACCCCGCCTGTCTCTGCCGCCGAGCCCGCCCCGCGCGTCGAGGCGGAGGCCCCGGCTGCACCGACCGCAGTCGGGCCGTTGACGTTGCAGCAGGTGCGGGACGCCTGGCCCGAGATTCTTGATAGCGTGCAGAAGGCCAGGCGGAGCGCCTGGACGGTCGTGTTCACCTCGCAGGCCCGCGACCTCAAGGGCGACGTGCTCACGGTCACCTTCCCCAGCCAGGTTGACGTCGAGAGCTTCAAGGTGCAGGGCCTCGACAGTGTCAGCGAGTACCTGCGCAAGGCGATCCTCGACGTTCTCGGCGTCCGCGTGAAATTCATCGCCAAGGTCGAGAGCGCCGGCGGCGGGCACGCGAGCCCTGCTGCTCCGACCGCAGCTGCTCCGACCGCGGCGGCCCCGACCAGTGTGCCCAGCGCGGAGGCTCCGCACGACCCGTACCCGGCTTCGGAGCCGGCTGTCCCGGCTGAGCCGGCGGCCGGCGGCTGGGAGGTCGCACAGATCCCTGGTGCGAAGCCACTAGCCGAGGCCGTGGTGCCGCAGGCTACGTCGTCCGCTTCAGCCTCAGTCGCCGCGCCATCCGGTTCGACTGCGCAAATTTCCCGATCGGCTCCGGGTGCGCCATCCGTCCCGTCCGCACCCGCGCCGAACGGCCGGCAGCGGTACGGCGAGTCAGTGGTGCGCGAGATCCTCGGCGCGAACTTCATCGAGGAACAGGCGATTGTGCCGCAGTCAAGGAGCGAGTTCTAG
- the recR gene encoding recombination mediator RecR, translating to MYEGIVQELIDELGRLPGIGPKSAQRIAFHILQTESVDVTRLAQVLLEVKEKVRFCAICGNVSEHETCSICRDPRRQPQTICVVEEAKDVVAIERTREFRGLYHVLGGAISPIDGIGPDDLRIRQLLQRLADGTVTEVIIATDPNLEGEATATYLTRMLQQPGLRVTRLASGLPVGGDLEYADEVTLGRAFEGRRLVEN from the coding sequence TTGTACGAAGGCATCGTCCAGGAGCTGATCGACGAACTCGGCCGGCTACCCGGCATCGGACCGAAGTCGGCGCAGCGGATTGCGTTCCATATCCTGCAGACTGAGAGCGTCGACGTGACGCGGCTCGCTCAGGTGCTGCTCGAGGTCAAAGAGAAGGTGCGTTTCTGCGCGATCTGCGGCAACGTCTCCGAGCACGAGACGTGCTCGATCTGCCGTGACCCGCGCCGTCAGCCGCAAACCATTTGTGTCGTCGAAGAAGCCAAGGACGTGGTCGCGATCGAGCGCACCCGTGAGTTCCGCGGGCTGTACCACGTGCTCGGCGGAGCGATCAGCCCGATCGATGGCATCGGCCCCGACGACCTGCGCATCCGGCAGTTGCTGCAACGCCTCGCCGACGGCACGGTCACCGAGGTGATCATCGCCACCGACCCGAACCTCGAGGGCGAGGCGACGGCGACGTACCTGACGCGGATGCTGCAGCAGCCGGGTCTGCGGGTCACCCGCCTTGCCTCCGGGCTGCCCGTCGGCGGCGACCTGGAGTATGCCGACGAGGTCACCCTCGGCCGGGCCTTCGAGGGCCGCCGACTCGTCGAGAACTAG
- a CDS encoding PRC and DUF2382 domain-containing protein encodes MEQKVEVIDPSGSKIGKVGQVYLDDKTGKPEWVTVMTGLWGTSESFVPLRDAILEGERLKVTFDKATVKDAPRIDADRHLDEAEEDRLYEYYHVSEADYADTDTRDYTGTSGTDYREGTDYREGRSTDDAMTRSEEQLRVGKERHATGHAHLRKFVVTENVQTTVPVSHEEVRVVREPITDENVDEALRGQDISEAEHDVTLHAETPVVEKKTVPVERVRLETDTVTEEETVNEQVRKEKIDTDVDDTETGRGRR; translated from the coding sequence ATGGAACAAAAGGTCGAGGTAATCGACCCGAGTGGCAGCAAGATCGGAAAGGTCGGCCAGGTCTATTTGGACGACAAGACCGGAAAGCCCGAGTGGGTGACCGTGATGACCGGCCTGTGGGGCACGTCCGAATCGTTCGTTCCGTTGCGTGACGCCATCTTGGAGGGCGAGCGCCTGAAGGTGACGTTCGACAAGGCGACAGTCAAGGATGCTCCCCGAATCGATGCAGACCGCCATCTCGACGAAGCCGAGGAAGACCGGCTTTACGAGTACTACCACGTGTCCGAAGCGGACTACGCGGACACTGATACCCGCGATTACACGGGCACCAGCGGAACCGACTACCGCGAGGGAACGGATTACCGCGAGGGACGGTCGACGGACGACGCGATGACCCGCTCAGAGGAGCAGCTCCGCGTAGGCAAGGAACGTCACGCCACGGGCCACGCCCACCTGCGGAAGTTCGTCGTTACTGAGAACGTGCAGACCACGGTTCCCGTCAGCCACGAAGAAGTCCGCGTGGTGCGCGAGCCCATCACCGACGAGAACGTCGACGAGGCGCTCCGCGGTCAGGACATCAGCGAGGCAGAGCACGACGTGACGCTGCACGCTGAGACACCGGTGGTCGAGAAGAAGACCGTGCCGGTGGAGCGAGTGCGCCTTGAGACGGACACCGTGACCGAAGAGGAAACGGTGAACGAACAGGTGCGCAAGGAGAAGATCGACACCGACGTGGATGACACGGAGACAGGGCGCGGGCGCCGCTAG
- a CDS encoding aspartate kinase yields MSLIVQKYGGSSVADAESIKRVAKRIVESRRAGNDVVVVVSAMGDTTDELLDLASEVTPIPEPRELDMLLTAGERISMALLAMTIKGMGHDARSFTGSQAGMITDAQHGAARIVDVTPVRLRDALDEGAIVIVAGFQGFNRDTKDITTLGRGGSDTSAVALAAALDADICEIYTDVDGVYTADPRVVKAATKIDRISSEEMLELAAAGSKVLYIRAVEFARRHGVTLHVRSSFNNNEGTLVVNPQDGDKVEESIISGVAADLSEAKITVVGVPDIPGKAAQIFTILGKAGANIDMIVQNVSAAETGRTDISFTLPKAQGPIALQALRSERDAVGFDTLQYDDQIGKLALVGAGMRTNAGVSAKLFQALSDAGINIEMISTSEIRISVVTRADTINDAVRVVHTAFGLDGDAEAVVHAGTGR; encoded by the coding sequence GTGAGCTTGATCGTCCAGAAGTACGGTGGGTCTTCCGTCGCGGACGCAGAAAGCATCAAGCGTGTCGCCAAGCGGATCGTAGAGTCCCGTCGTGCCGGCAACGACGTGGTCGTTGTGGTGAGTGCGATGGGCGACACCACCGATGAGCTGCTCGACCTCGCGTCCGAGGTGACGCCGATCCCGGAACCGCGTGAACTGGACATGCTGCTCACCGCCGGGGAGCGCATCTCGATGGCGCTGCTCGCCATGACGATAAAGGGCATGGGGCACGACGCGCGCAGCTTCACCGGCAGCCAGGCCGGCATGATCACCGACGCGCAGCACGGAGCCGCGCGCATCGTCGACGTGACCCCGGTACGTCTGCGCGACGCTCTCGATGAAGGCGCGATCGTCATCGTCGCCGGATTCCAGGGATTCAATCGCGACACCAAGGACATCACCACCCTCGGTCGTGGTGGGTCAGACACGAGTGCGGTCGCGCTCGCCGCGGCGCTGGACGCGGATATCTGCGAGATTTACACCGACGTCGATGGTGTCTACACCGCCGACCCGCGGGTCGTGAAAGCCGCGACGAAGATCGACCGCATCTCCAGTGAGGAGATGCTGGAGCTCGCCGCGGCGGGATCGAAGGTGCTGTACATTCGTGCCGTCGAGTTCGCCCGTCGGCACGGCGTCACACTGCATGTTCGCTCCTCGTTCAACAACAACGAGGGCACCCTGGTGGTCAATCCACAGGACGGAGACAAAGTGGAAGAGTCAATCATCTCGGGCGTCGCAGCTGACCTGAGCGAGGCGAAGATCACGGTCGTTGGTGTGCCCGACATCCCGGGCAAGGCCGCGCAGATCTTCACGATCCTCGGCAAGGCGGGCGCGAACATCGACATGATCGTTCAGAACGTTTCGGCGGCGGAGACCGGACGCACCGACATCTCCTTCACGCTGCCGAAGGCGCAGGGCCCGATCGCCCTGCAGGCACTGCGCAGTGAGCGGGATGCCGTCGGCTTCGACACGCTGCAGTACGACGACCAGATCGGCAAGCTAGCGCTGGTCGGCGCCGGCATGCGTACCAACGCGGGCGTCTCGGCGAAGCTGTTCCAGGCACTGTCCGACGCGGGCATCAACATCGAGATGATCTCCACCAGTGAGATCCGCATCTCGGTTGTCACTCGCGCCGACACCATCAACGACGCCGTCCGCGTCGTGCACACCGCGTTCGGGCTTGACGGCGATGCTGAAGCCGTCGTGCATGCCGGAACCGGCCGTTAG
- a CDS encoding aspartate-semialdehyde dehydrogenase, translating to MAEGLNVGVVGATGQVGAVILRLLQEREFPIRSIRLFATARSAGKTLPFKGEDVLVEDVETADPTGLDIALFSAGATGSRAQAPRFAAAGVTVIDNSSAWRMDPDVPLVVSEVNPHAIDEARKGIIANPNCTTMAAMPVLKVLSEEAGLERLIVTTFQAVSGSGLAGADELISQVRAVVDQNLEGLVHDGRAVDFPEPVKYVKPIAFDVVPLAGSIVDDGLYETDEEKKLRNESRKILELPELLVSGTCVRVPVVTGHSLSINAEFGAEITPERAMELLADAPGVALSEVPTPLEAAGQDPSFVGRIRQDPGVPGNRGLALFVSNDNLRKGAALNAVQIAELIAARAVASL from the coding sequence GTGGCTGAAGGACTGAACGTCGGCGTTGTCGGCGCAACCGGGCAGGTCGGAGCGGTCATTCTTCGATTGCTCCAGGAGCGCGAATTCCCGATCCGGAGCATCCGACTCTTCGCGACCGCCCGCAGCGCGGGCAAGACCCTGCCGTTCAAGGGCGAGGACGTGCTGGTCGAGGATGTCGAGACCGCCGACCCGACAGGACTCGACATTGCGCTGTTCAGCGCCGGCGCCACCGGAAGCCGCGCGCAGGCACCTCGGTTCGCCGCAGCGGGTGTGACCGTGATCGACAACTCCAGCGCATGGCGCATGGACCCGGATGTGCCGCTGGTGGTCAGCGAGGTCAACCCGCACGCGATCGATGAAGCCAGGAAGGGCATCATCGCGAACCCGAACTGCACCACCATGGCTGCGATGCCGGTGCTCAAGGTGCTGAGCGAAGAAGCAGGTCTCGAGCGGCTGATCGTGACCACCTTCCAGGCCGTGTCCGGCAGCGGCCTCGCCGGTGCCGACGAGCTCATCTCGCAGGTGCGCGCCGTGGTCGACCAGAACCTGGAAGGCCTCGTTCACGACGGTCGTGCCGTCGACTTCCCCGAGCCGGTGAAGTACGTCAAGCCGATCGCGTTCGACGTGGTGCCGCTCGCCGGCTCGATCGTCGACGACGGCCTGTACGAGACCGACGAAGAGAAGAAGCTGCGCAACGAGAGCCGCAAGATCCTCGAGCTGCCCGAACTGCTCGTGAGCGGAACCTGCGTGCGCGTGCCGGTGGTCACTGGACACTCGCTGTCGATCAACGCCGAGTTCGGTGCGGAGATCACCCCCGAGCGGGCGATGGAACTGCTGGCGGATGCCCCGGGCGTCGCGCTCTCCGAGGTGCCGACCCCGCTCGAGGCGGCCGGTCAGGACCCGAGTTTCGTCGGTCGTATCCGTCAGGACCCGGGCGTCCCGGGCAACCGTGGTCTCGCCCTGTTCGTGTCGAACGACAACCTGCGCAAGGGTGCCGCCCTGAACGCGGTGCAGATCGCGGAACTGATCGCCGCTCGCGCGGTGGCGTCCCTCTAG